A DNA window from Zingiber officinale cultivar Zhangliang chromosome 3A, Zo_v1.1, whole genome shotgun sequence contains the following coding sequences:
- the LOC122051399 gene encoding pentatricopeptide repeat-containing protein At4g26680, mitochondrial-like, translating to MKSLASARRLSAAAFPAALPIPFHSIPDSRGRDHDFISVAHSHLLHGDWEALNALAPSLTPFRTTHILLRLRHDPILSLEFYRWSLTHGPPAAHSLDTHAIVLHIVTKSCRYTVADRIFRQNVVPRTQNSTSELFDAVLRTYRLCDSSPAVFDSMFKSYSHERKLRKASETFRLMRDYGFSPKLKSCNAFLSSLLDRGRADVAVAFHREMQRCRISPNVYTLNMVISALCKLGKSEQAICLLERMEAIGCSPTVVSFNTLIDAHCKKGITDLASKLKNTMISKGLRPTEVTYNTLIHGFCKEGKMREAYRCFREMKAAQLKPNTITYNTLINGYSGVDDIEKGSRLYEEMVTNGIEVDLVTYNALIKGLCNVGETKKAACLVKELNGKNLAPNGMTYAALIAGQCRRKNSERALELYKAMNRRGFTPDGDTFELLISTFCENDDFEGAAEVLKEMARRRMALDEALLARLLEGISASGKTRLASELQSILVGTRLVPEETICKAGS from the coding sequence ATGAAATCCCTTGCCTCCGCTCGCCGCCTCTCCGCCGCCGCCTTCCCTGCGGCACTTCCCATCCCCTTCCATTCGATCCCCGACTCGCGAGGCCGCGACCACGACTTCATCTCCGTCGCCCACAGCCATCTCCTTCATGGCGATTGGGAGGCGCTAAACGCGCTAGCGCCTTCCCTCACACCCTTCCGCACCACCCACATCCTCCTCCGCCTTCGCCACGATCCAATCCTCTCCCTCGAGTTCTACCGCTGGAGCCTCACCCACGGCCCCCCCGCGGCCCACTCCCTCGACACCCACGCCATCGTGCTCCACATCGTCACCAAATCCTGCCGCTACACCGTCGCGGACCGGATCTTCCGGCAAAACGTGGTCCCTCGCACCCAGAACTCCACCTCCGAGCTCTTCGACGCCGTGCTCCGCACCTACCGCTTATGCGACTCGTCTCCCGCCGTCTTCGACTCCATGTTCAAGTCCTACTCCCACGAGAGGAAGCTCAGGAAAGCCAGCGAGACCTTCCGGCTGATGCGGGACTACGGATTCTCCCCCAAACTCAAATCGTGCAACGCCTTCTTGAGCTCTCTGCTCGATCGGGGCCGGGCTGACGTCGCGGTGGCCTTCCATCGGGAGATGCAGCGGTGCCGGATCTCGCCCAACGTCTATACCCTAAACATGGTGATATCCGCCCTTTGCAAATTGGGGAAATCGGAGCAAGCTATCTGCTTACTCGAGAGGATGGAAGCGATCGGGTGCAGTCCCACCGTCGTCTCATTCAATACCTTGATCGACGCTCACTGTAAGAAAGGGATCACAGATCTTGCCTCGAAGCTGAAGAACACGATGATCAGCAAAGGCTTGCGGCCGACTGAGGTAACCTACAACACTCTCATCCATGGGTTCTGCAAGGAAGGTAAAATGCGCGAGGCTTACAGATGTTTTCGAGAGATGAAAGCCGCCCAGTTGAAGCCGAACACGATCACCTACAACACCCTGATAAACGGTTACAGTGGAGTCGATGATATAGAGAAGGGATCGAGGCTGTATGAGGAGATGGTGACCAACGGGATCGAGGTCGATCTCGTCACCTACAATGCTCTGATAAAGGGCCTCTGCAATGTCGGGGAAACGAAGAAGGCTGCTTGTTTGGTGAAGGAGCTCAATGGCAAGAATCTCGCCCCCAATGGCATGACCTATGCTGCCCTCATCGCTGGGCAATGCAGGAGGAAGAACTCCGAGCGGGCGCTCGAGCTTTACAAGGCCATGAACAGGAGGGGATTCACACCGGACGGCGATACGTTCGAGCTCTTGATATCGACCTTTTGTGAGAACGATGATTTCGAAGGCGCGGCTGAAGTGTTGAAGGAGATGGCAAGGAGGCGCATGGCGCTTGATGAGGCATTGCTCGCTAGACTTCTCGAAGGGATTTCTGCTTCCGGAAAGACTCGTCTGGCTTCTGAATTGCAGTCGATTCTTGTCGGGACAAGGCTCGTTCCTGAAGAAACAATTTGTAAAGCTGGTTCCTAA
- the LOC122051400 gene encoding stress-associated endoplasmic reticulum protein 2-like codes for MTTSRRLAERKVAKFQKNITKRGSVPETTVKKGNDYPVGPIVLGFFIFVVIGSSLFQIIRTATSGGAA; via the exons ATG ACGACATCAAGACGCCTCGCAGAGAGGAAGGTAGCTAAGTTTCAGAAAAATATAACAAAGAGGGGATCTGTACCTGAGACAACAGTGAAAAAGGGAAATGACTACCCTGTTGGGCCCATTGTCCTGGGATTCTTCATCTTTGTTGTCATCGGATCAT CTTTGTTTCAGATTATTAGGACTGCCACCAGTGGAGGCGCGGCCTAG